The Pelodiscus sinensis isolate JC-2024 chromosome 13, ASM4963464v1, whole genome shotgun sequence genome includes a region encoding these proteins:
- the LOC102448166 gene encoding LOW QUALITY PROTEIN: uncharacterized protein LOC102448166 (The sequence of the model RefSeq protein was modified relative to this genomic sequence to represent the inferred CDS: deleted 1 base in 1 codon) encodes MQCRCTLVGALGDMGWDRQGGESLMLVIHLVLCSSTNGSKASISKKGIEGPATRKKKVAPKLVLTEEQKQQLREVFDLLDTDGTGTVDVKDLKVSIRALGSEPKKEEMKKIISEVDKEGSGKINFDSFLYAMTQKMSEPESREDILKAFKLFDDNGSGKISFENLKRVAGEIGENLTDEELQEMIDEADVDGDGEVNEQEFLRVIRMNSM; translated from the exons atgcagtgcagatgcacccttgtAGGTGCTCTGGGGGACAtggggtgggacaggcagggtGGC GAATCCCTGATGCTAGTCATCCACTTGGTCTTGTGTTCTTCTACGAATGGTTCCAAGGCTTCCATCTCCAAGAAAGGGATTGAAGGGCCAGCGACCCGGAAAAAGAAAGTGGCTCCTAAGCTGGTACTCACTGAAGAACAGAAACAGCAGTTGCGAGAGGTCTTTGATTTGCTTGACACTGATGGCACCGGCACCGTGGATGTGAAAGACTTGAAG GTGTCCATAAGGGCGCTTGGGTCTGAACCTAAGAAAGAAGAGATGAAGAAAATTATATCAGAAGTTGACAAGGAAGGCTCAGGGAAGATCAACTTTGATTCCTTTTTGTATGCGATGACTCAGAAAATG TCTGAGCCAGAATCCAGAGAGGACATTCTGAAAGCCTTCAAGCTGTTTGATGACAACGGATCTGGcaaaatctcttttgaaaatctcaaaCGCGTGGCCGGGGAGATTGGGGAAAACCTCACAGATGAGGAGCTGCAG GAAATGATTGATGAAGCTGATGTGGATGGAGATGGGGAAGTGAACGAACAGGAGTTCCTGCGAGTCATAAGGATGAACAGCATGTAG